A genome region from Chthonomonas sp. includes the following:
- the pyrF gene encoding orotidine-5'-phosphate decarboxylase: MKRKVICALDTTDLDEALAACDRLKGHVGAVKVGHSLTLGHGLDVVERIRDRGIDRVFLDLKFHDIPNTVALAVREAARHGVWMLTVHISGGPAMMVAAAEEAHFYGEENAPLLMGVSVLTSLDQHNLTDHVGVNRSVEEQMLALSELAIQNELDGVISSPVEAKAIRQRIGHEGIIVCPGIRQEGGAVHDQKRTGTARQALADGADYLVMGRTLMAATEPERILGEFGLLAER, from the coding sequence ATGAAGCGAAAAGTTATCTGCGCGCTTGACACAACCGACCTAGATGAGGCTTTGGCCGCCTGCGATCGCCTGAAAGGGCATGTCGGCGCGGTGAAAGTTGGGCACAGCTTGACCCTGGGGCATGGCCTGGACGTGGTTGAGCGCATCCGCGACCGCGGTATTGACCGCGTGTTTCTCGACCTGAAGTTTCACGACATCCCGAACACTGTGGCCCTCGCCGTTCGCGAGGCCGCGCGGCACGGCGTGTGGATGCTGACCGTCCATATTTCGGGTGGCCCGGCCATGATGGTCGCCGCCGCCGAGGAAGCTCATTTTTACGGCGAAGAAAATGCCCCGCTCCTCATGGGCGTGAGTGTGCTGACTTCGCTAGACCAACACAATTTGACCGACCACGTCGGCGTGAATCGCAGCGTGGAGGAGCAGATGCTCGCCCTCAGCGAGCTCGCGATTCAAAACGAACTCGACGGCGTCATCTCCTCGCCGGTGGAAGCCAAGGCCATCCGCCAGCGGATTGGTCACGAAGGCATCATCGTGTGCCCCGGCATTCGGCAGGAAGGCGGCGCGGTGCACGACCAAAAGCGCACGGGCACCGCTCGACAGGCGCTCGCCGATGGCGCGGATTACCTGGTGATGGGCCGCACCCTGATGGCGGCGACCGAGCCCGAGCGAATTCTGGGCGAGTTTGGACTTCTGGCCGAACGGTGA
- the alaS gene encoding alanine--tRNA ligase, which translates to MTVAKLRELYVKFFESKQHLHHASGSLVPIDVTGRLDESLLFNGAGMVQFKPYFRGVAQPPQPRLVSVQKCVRTGDIDEVGDDSHLTFFEMLGNFSFGDYFKAEAIAFSWEFLTSPEWLGLDPTRLAFTVFTEDDVAYQAWSQHLSAAGIEPATRIFRLGEETNYWPAGAFSSGPPGPCGPNSEMFFWTSNNEPAPSGAYSREDYLRDEAEGKWLEIWNDVFIQYEWQGEHKNPERPNEGYRKTGMPELPFASIDTGMGLERTAAVLNSFRSVYDTDAFQPIIAKIESLSGAKYGVSEAGDRAIRVIADHIRTATFCIADGILPANNGRGYVLRRLIRRAVLKGQRHLGFSEPFLSEVFEPVLESMGDFYTVLGDQAPTVRQTLRGEEELFSRTLSRGMDLLEKMLSKGLRILPGADAFLLYDTYGFPLEVTTELCDEAGVVVDLEGFETAMAEAQERSRGASAMDSAYGGVTLAFEFEEGPTPTHFVGYEFGRAETVIVAALPELNEQGLGTGRFAVALRETPFYAESGGQTSDSGTIEGATFSLRVLDLVKQNGIFVHLVEPVAMRGMESLVGGNGEEIAQLLQEELFGQGVIATISIDRRNDIQRNHTATHLLHAALRHHLGKHVTQAGSYVGPHTLRFDFTHNAAIPVELLREIEQTVNAEVLENTPLVTYVDIPISEAKARGAMALFGEKYGDKVRMVEIGDFSRELCGGTHVAATGEIGLFKIVHEASAASGVRRIEAVTGRGAMSWVNDQVALASQAATLLKSTPKDLVHAIGKLQESLREERRARQKLAQQGSESVASGTDVNGVELITQRIAGSADDAKLLVDRLIEGKPARVVVLAAEAEGKVMFVGKVGADALAKGAHAGNVLKELARMTGGGGGGRAEFATAGGRDAAKVDEALQAAAGFLASMVK; encoded by the coding sequence ATGACCGTCGCCAAGCTCCGGGAACTCTACGTCAAGTTTTTTGAATCCAAACAGCACCTGCACCACGCCAGTGGGTCGCTGGTGCCCATTGACGTCACCGGTCGCCTCGACGAATCGCTCCTTTTTAATGGCGCGGGCATGGTGCAGTTTAAGCCCTACTTCCGTGGTGTGGCCCAGCCGCCTCAACCGCGCTTGGTCAGCGTACAAAAGTGCGTGCGCACCGGCGACATCGACGAGGTCGGCGACGATTCGCACCTCACGTTCTTCGAAATGCTCGGCAACTTCTCGTTTGGCGACTATTTTAAGGCCGAGGCAATCGCCTTTAGCTGGGAGTTTTTGACTTCCCCCGAGTGGCTCGGCCTCGACCCCACCCGCCTCGCGTTTACCGTGTTCACCGAGGACGACGTAGCCTACCAGGCTTGGTCGCAGCACCTCAGCGCGGCCGGAATTGAACCCGCGACCCGCATTTTCCGCCTCGGCGAAGAGACTAACTATTGGCCGGCGGGCGCGTTTAGCAGTGGCCCTCCCGGCCCGTGCGGCCCCAACTCGGAAATGTTCTTTTGGACCAGCAACAACGAGCCTGCGCCAAGCGGCGCCTACTCGCGGGAAGACTATCTGCGCGACGAAGCCGAGGGCAAGTGGCTGGAAATTTGGAACGACGTGTTCATTCAGTACGAGTGGCAAGGCGAGCACAAAAACCCCGAGCGACCGAACGAGGGCTACCGTAAAACCGGCATGCCCGAGCTGCCCTTTGCCAGCATTGATACCGGCATGGGGTTGGAGCGCACGGCGGCGGTGCTCAACAGCTTCCGCAGCGTGTACGATACCGACGCCTTCCAGCCGATTATCGCCAAGATCGAGTCGCTGAGCGGCGCGAAGTATGGCGTCAGCGAGGCGGGCGACCGCGCCATCCGCGTGATCGCCGACCACATTCGCACGGCGACGTTCTGCATTGCGGACGGCATTTTGCCAGCCAACAACGGTCGCGGCTACGTGCTGCGCCGGCTCATTCGGCGCGCCGTGCTCAAGGGTCAGCGACACCTGGGATTTAGCGAGCCGTTCCTGAGCGAGGTGTTTGAACCCGTGCTCGAGAGCATGGGCGACTTTTACACGGTGCTCGGCGACCAAGCGCCCACCGTTCGCCAAACCCTGCGCGGCGAGGAAGAGTTGTTCAGCCGCACCCTCTCGCGCGGCATGGACTTGCTCGAAAAGATGCTGAGCAAGGGGCTGCGCATCCTGCCTGGCGCGGACGCCTTTTTGCTGTACGACACCTACGGATTCCCCCTGGAAGTCACCACCGAGCTTTGCGACGAGGCCGGCGTGGTGGTGGACCTGGAAGGATTCGAAACCGCAATGGCCGAGGCGCAGGAGCGCAGCCGCGGCGCGAGCGCCATGGATAGCGCTTACGGCGGGGTCACGCTGGCGTTTGAGTTCGAAGAAGGGCCCACGCCGACTCACTTTGTCGGCTACGAGTTTGGCCGCGCGGAAACCGTGATTGTGGCGGCGCTACCCGAACTTAACGAGCAGGGTCTTGGCACCGGCCGCTTTGCGGTGGCGCTGCGCGAGACGCCGTTCTACGCCGAATCTGGTGGCCAAACCAGCGACAGCGGCACCATCGAGGGCGCGACGTTTAGCCTGCGCGTTCTGGACCTGGTCAAGCAAAACGGAATCTTCGTGCACCTGGTCGAGCCGGTCGCCATGCGCGGCATGGAGTCGCTGGTGGGTGGCAACGGCGAGGAGATTGCCCAACTCTTGCAGGAAGAATTGTTCGGGCAAGGCGTCATCGCGACCATCAGCATCGATCGGCGCAACGACATTCAGCGCAACCACACCGCGACGCACCTGCTGCACGCGGCGCTGCGTCATCACCTGGGCAAGCACGTCACGCAAGCAGGCTCTTACGTTGGGCCGCACACGTTGCGATTCGACTTTACGCACAATGCCGCGATTCCGGTCGAGTTGCTTCGCGAGATCGAGCAGACCGTGAACGCCGAGGTGCTCGAAAACACGCCGCTGGTGACCTACGTGGACATCCCGATTTCCGAAGCCAAGGCGCGCGGCGCAATGGCGTTGTTTGGCGAGAAGTACGGCGACAAGGTGCGCATGGTGGAGATCGGCGACTTTAGCCGCGAGCTTTGTGGCGGCACGCACGTGGCGGCGACCGGTGAAATCGGGCTCTTTAAGATTGTTCACGAAGCCAGCGCGGCCAGCGGAGTGCGCCGCATCGAGGCGGTCACGGGTCGTGGCGCGATGTCGTGGGTAAACGATCAAGTGGCGCTGGCTTCGCAAGCGGCGACGCTCCTCAAATCCACGCCCAAGGACCTGGTGCACGCTATCGGCAAGTTGCAAGAGAGCCTCCGCGAGGAGCGCCGGGCGCGCCAAAAACTCGCTCAGCAAGGCAGTGAGTCCGTCGCGAGCGGCACCGACGTGAACGGCGTTGAACTGATCACACAGCGGATCGCGGGGAGCGCGGACGACGCCAAGCTGCTCGTGGATCGCCTGATCGAAGGCAAGCCCGCGCGCGTGGTGGTGC
- a CDS encoding sigma-70 family RNA polymerase sigma factor — MSSEPTQESLAEKRWLNALAKGDPNALGAIYELYGERIFRYAYRMLGNRSDAEDATAETFLRVLKRSNELRADGAFRTWIFRITRNLCIDKMRQHKLLELPSDAQYGGGEEKTALRITVQQALRDLPQEYREPLVLCDLEDISAKEAAAVLQISVPALKSRLYRGRRALRDKLGGTLEKLK, encoded by the coding sequence ATGTCGAGTGAACCGACCCAAGAATCTCTGGCGGAAAAGCGATGGCTCAACGCGTTGGCGAAAGGAGATCCCAACGCGCTGGGGGCTATTTATGAGCTTTACGGCGAGAGAATTTTCCGGTATGCCTATCGCATGCTGGGCAATCGGTCGGATGCCGAAGATGCAACTGCCGAAACCTTCCTTCGAGTGCTCAAGCGTTCGAACGAGCTCCGCGCCGATGGTGCTTTCCGCACCTGGATTTTCCGCATCACTCGCAACCTTTGCATCGATAAGATGCGGCAACACAAGCTATTGGAGTTGCCAAGCGACGCCCAGTACGGCGGTGGCGAAGAGAAAACTGCGCTCCGCATTACTGTGCAACAAGCACTTCGCGATCTTCCCCAAGAGTATCGCGAGCCTTTGGTGCTTTGCGACCTGGAAGACATCTCAGCCAAGGAGGCAGCGGCGGTCTTGCAGATCAGTGTCCCCGCGCTCAAATCCCGCCTTTATCGAGGGCGGCGAGCGCTGCGTGACAAACTTGGGGGAACCCTGGAGAAACTAAAATGA
- a CDS encoding A/G-specific adenine glycosylase: protein MTDDLKAALRDWYAAHHRDLPWRKTRDPYAIWVSEVMSQQTRIEVVIGFWERWMAAFPTIAALAEAEESDVLALWQGLGYYRRAKMLLAGARAVHLNGLPNSAAEWRAVPGVGAYTAGAIASIALHERVPAVDGNVHRVYSRFTADGEQRGFTKRAETWAQEVIPPDRPGDWNQAVMELGARVCTPRSPKCPGCPLRPGCAAANAGNPEEYPPSKRAAPPQVRHQVIYLAEQRGRFLVRPVPPGTWWQGLWSLPFEFVDAPLDAPVWWAGSYVVTKHRIEFQVVQQCPSDETGEWLTPAEIRQLALPAIHQKILARCADRVRKVAEQPALEVGYL, encoded by the coding sequence GTGACCGACGATCTGAAAGCCGCGCTGCGCGATTGGTACGCGGCGCACCATCGCGACTTGCCGTGGCGCAAGACCCGCGACCCTTACGCGATTTGGGTGAGCGAAGTGATGAGCCAGCAAACCCGCATTGAGGTGGTCATCGGCTTTTGGGAGCGGTGGATGGCCGCCTTCCCGACGATCGCCGCCCTCGCCGAGGCCGAGGAATCGGACGTGCTCGCCTTGTGGCAAGGGCTCGGCTACTATCGCCGCGCGAAAATGTTGCTCGCCGGAGCCCGCGCGGTTCACTTAAACGGGTTGCCGAATTCCGCCGCCGAGTGGCGCGCCGTGCCGGGCGTGGGCGCGTACACCGCCGGAGCGATCGCCAGCATTGCTCTCCATGAACGGGTGCCCGCCGTGGATGGCAACGTCCACCGGGTGTACTCGCGATTTACAGCTGACGGCGAACAAAGGGGGTTCACCAAGCGAGCCGAAACGTGGGCGCAAGAAGTGATACCGCCGGACCGGCCCGGCGATTGGAACCAGGCCGTGATGGAACTCGGGGCGCGGGTGTGCACGCCGCGCTCGCCGAAGTGTCCCGGGTGTCCGCTCCGACCCGGGTGCGCCGCGGCGAACGCTGGCAACCCCGAGGAGTATCCGCCCAGCAAACGGGCCGCGCCACCGCAGGTTCGGCATCAAGTGATTTATTTGGCCGAGCAGCGGGGAAGGTTCCTTGTGCGCCCGGTTCCGCCGGGGACGTGGTGGCAAGGGCTGTGGAGTCTGCCGTTTGAATTTGTGGATGCGCCGCTCGACGCGCCGGTGTGGTGGGCGGGCAGCTACGTGGTGACGAAGCACCGCATTGAGTTTCAGGTGGTGCAGCAATGCCCCAGCGACGAGACCGGCGAATGGCTGACGCCAGCGGAGATTCGGCAGCTCGCCTTGCCGGCGATCCACCAGAAAATCCTAGCGCGGTGCGCGGACCGGGTCCGGAAAGTCGCGGAACAGCCCGCTCTTGAAGTCGGTTACCTTTGA
- the dnaN gene encoding DNA polymerase III subunit beta yields the protein MKLECSRKDLFDALVLTAAASSTRSSNPILQTLRLTADGSSLTLLGCDSEMWAERRILASVTEPGSICVEAALLRDLVAKLGDGPITLTLENGNFFIRTSMSEWRMMVLPADDFPPIPAVEARSELRLNMGDYRRAVDGVSFAVADDSSRIILTGVFMQYDGNTLTLVATDTHRLAVLRLEKEGIGSDIKVVVPEKALKAVKNLPIDDASEVTISFDETRIFVDTGDGKVVSQLLIGNYPQWEKVVPAEATRSWTLDRAELIENVGRAMILARGNANRIKFSGHGDQITISARSEDKGEAKEEVATVSKNGDIDIAFNGHYVIQALSALNCDAIIADMTESSRPAVFRPTEAQDGHYCVIMPMALN from the coding sequence ATGAAGCTCGAATGTTCGCGTAAAGACTTGTTTGACGCCCTGGTCCTGACGGCTGCGGCGTCCAGTACCCGGTCGTCCAATCCGATCCTGCAGACCCTGCGACTCACCGCCGACGGGTCGAGTCTGACCTTGTTGGGTTGCGATAGCGAAATGTGGGCCGAGCGCCGCATTTTGGCCAGCGTAACGGAGCCCGGCAGCATCTGCGTGGAAGCCGCGCTTCTGCGCGATCTCGTCGCCAAACTCGGTGACGGCCCGATCACGCTGACGCTGGAGAACGGCAACTTCTTTATTCGAACTTCGATGTCCGAGTGGCGCATGATGGTGCTGCCCGCCGACGACTTCCCGCCGATTCCGGCGGTTGAAGCTCGCTCCGAGCTGCGCCTGAACATGGGCGATTACCGCCGCGCGGTGGATGGCGTATCGTTCGCCGTCGCCGACGACAGTTCGCGCATCATCCTCACTGGAGTCTTCATGCAATACGATGGCAACACGCTCACGCTGGTGGCCACCGACACGCACCGCCTCGCCGTTCTCCGCTTGGAGAAGGAAGGCATCGGCTCTGACATCAAGGTCGTCGTGCCCGAAAAGGCACTGAAGGCCGTGAAGAATCTGCCAATCGACGACGCTTCGGAAGTCACGATCAGCTTCGACGAAACCCGCATTTTCGTGGACACCGGCGATGGTAAGGTCGTCAGCCAGTTGCTCATCGGCAACTACCCGCAGTGGGAAAAGGTTGTCCCGGCCGAGGCGACTCGCTCGTGGACGCTCGACCGCGCCGAGCTGATCGAGAACGTGGGACGCGCCATGATTTTGGCCCGCGGCAACGCGAACCGCATCAAGTTCAGCGGGCACGGCGACCAGATCACGATCTCCGCTCGCAGCGAGGACAAGGGCGAGGCCAAGGAAGAAGTCGCCACGGTCAGCAAGAATGGCGACATTGACATCGCCTTCAACGGCCACTACGTCATTCAGGCGCTCAGCGCCCTGAACTGCGATGCGATCATCGCCGACATGACCGAGAGTAGCCGCCCCGCGGTCTTCCGACCGACCGAAGCGCAAGATGGTCACTACTGCGTGATCATGCCGATGGCGCTGAACTAA
- the mfd gene encoding transcription-repair coupling factor, translated as MRISQWARWIELHPALQTLSEHSTGGLTFPSIASEARPFVASGIVRRAPGKCIIVAPTYDRVLQWQAKLALCGINEALIRILPSGQSTLFEDSLPESVALSDRIGALRFLTEPGPGVIITTPPAALERTLPREILEESFFSLRKGDTIDENGLVRRLQMLGYEKSEPVRMPGQYSRRGGIIDIYVAGAQNPVRIELFGDEVDSLRSFDPISQRSIAPVSVVALAPSRETLYAIGEDGADEDDLARARQEFVEMISNAAAQEAALLPDEAGAKLEAQIEDDVKALGAGVFFDRLDLYRPYLHADSNCLLDLLPEDGWLILDEPLELAAFAARAEEELGTVLQSRMQRGEILQCTLSDFMLPPEHLDSHERVIHFIGMGGLPDWMSPGHEVDLEFISMEPYRARLDTLPQRLKDWHEQGFMVIIATDQPTRARSVLHSLEIFPVEDLADGTTPEPNVYLVQGNLAGGFLNPSEKIAVLTDRELFGVGRLKLPQRRFNEGAAIATVLDLKPGDYVVHINYGIGIFRGLESRTVAGITKEVLYIQYGGPDKLYVPADQLDRIQKYLNPGDTEPKLNRLHSGEWQRAVGKAREEAREFARDLIRLYAQRKRVERPSYGPDSPWQAEMETTFPWVETAGQMKAIQETKLDLTQPYPMDRLICGDVGFGKTEVAIRAAFKVAQAGRQVAVLCPTTILSEQHFRNFAERLGPFPTRLDYLNRFRSTAERREILKKVEAGEIDIIIGTHALLSQELKFKDLGMVVIDEEQKFGVKQKESLKKLRVSVDVLSMSATPIPRTLSMALMDIRQMSLINDPPPGRLPIRTIVRPFQKELVRDALMRELARGGQVFYVSNRVTGLYHIAEKVRQMVPQARIAVGHGQMSEQELEPVMLAFMKGEIDILISTTIVEAGLDIPNANTLIVENADRFGLSQLYQLRGRVGRSDRQAYAYLLYSSERELTENAHARLQSLQEFSTLGSGYSLAFRDLQIRGAGDLLGAKQSGTMATVGYELFMQIIAEEVTFLKSHADGERRDYNDPLEGLAPLPTLDLPVSAMIPPGYIPDQAQRLYYYKQLMSSRNVAELDEVATEIADRYGSSPIEVQRAVEIMRLRMRCRELAIEKIEGDQGRLAIYFRPDAEISSRVFSIMQKRNREFYVAREKGIWPFGKDPLVAARTMLDTYAAAIDEIEAQRAAFT; from the coding sequence ATGCGCATATCCCAATGGGCTCGATGGATCGAGCTCCATCCCGCGCTTCAAACCCTCAGCGAGCATTCGACGGGTGGCCTCACGTTTCCGAGCATCGCCTCGGAAGCGCGGCCTTTCGTCGCCAGCGGCATCGTGCGACGCGCGCCCGGCAAGTGCATTATTGTCGCGCCGACCTACGATCGCGTACTGCAATGGCAAGCCAAACTCGCGCTGTGCGGCATCAATGAAGCCCTCATCCGAATCCTTCCCTCGGGCCAAAGCACCCTCTTCGAAGACTCGCTTCCCGAAAGCGTCGCGCTCAGCGATCGCATTGGCGCGCTACGATTTTTGACCGAGCCCGGTCCCGGCGTGATCATCACCACGCCGCCAGCCGCGCTCGAGCGCACTCTCCCGCGCGAGATCCTGGAAGAGTCGTTCTTTAGCCTGCGCAAAGGCGACACGATCGACGAGAACGGCTTGGTCCGCCGACTGCAGATGCTCGGCTACGAAAAGAGTGAGCCGGTGCGCATGCCCGGCCAATATTCCCGGCGTGGCGGGATCATCGACATCTACGTGGCGGGCGCGCAAAACCCGGTTCGCATTGAGTTGTTCGGCGATGAAGTGGATTCGCTCCGCAGTTTCGATCCGATTTCCCAGCGATCAATCGCCCCGGTCAGCGTGGTCGCCCTCGCGCCTTCGCGCGAAACGCTCTACGCGATCGGCGAAGACGGTGCGGATGAGGACGATCTCGCCCGAGCCCGGCAGGAATTCGTCGAGATGATCTCCAACGCCGCCGCCCAAGAGGCGGCGCTGCTTCCCGACGAGGCGGGCGCGAAGCTGGAAGCCCAAATCGAAGACGACGTCAAGGCGCTCGGCGCCGGTGTGTTCTTCGATCGGCTCGACCTCTATCGGCCCTACCTGCACGCCGACTCCAACTGTCTGCTGGACCTATTGCCGGAAGATGGATGGCTTATCCTCGACGAGCCGCTCGAACTGGCGGCCTTTGCCGCCCGCGCCGAAGAGGAACTCGGCACGGTGTTGCAGTCGCGCATGCAGCGCGGCGAGATTCTGCAGTGCACGCTCAGCGATTTCATGCTGCCGCCCGAGCATCTCGATTCGCACGAGCGGGTGATCCACTTTATCGGCATGGGCGGCTTGCCCGACTGGATGAGCCCCGGCCACGAGGTGGACCTCGAATTCATCTCGATGGAGCCCTATCGCGCGCGGCTCGATACCTTGCCGCAGCGCCTAAAGGATTGGCACGAGCAGGGATTCATGGTCATCATCGCGACCGACCAGCCGACTCGGGCCCGCAGCGTCTTGCACTCGCTCGAAATCTTCCCCGTGGAAGACTTGGCCGACGGAACGACACCGGAGCCGAACGTGTATCTGGTGCAGGGCAACCTCGCCGGTGGGTTCCTTAATCCCAGCGAAAAGATCGCGGTCCTCACCGACCGAGAACTGTTCGGCGTAGGTCGGCTGAAGCTGCCGCAACGACGCTTTAACGAAGGTGCGGCCATCGCGACCGTGCTCGATCTCAAGCCGGGCGATTACGTGGTTCACATCAACTATGGCATCGGCATTTTCCGCGGACTCGAATCGCGGACAGTGGCCGGCATCACCAAGGAAGTTCTCTACATTCAATACGGCGGTCCGGACAAGCTTTATGTCCCCGCCGATCAACTCGACCGTATCCAAAAATATCTAAACCCGGGGGATACGGAACCGAAACTCAACCGCCTGCACAGCGGCGAATGGCAGCGTGCGGTGGGAAAAGCCAGGGAGGAGGCGCGTGAATTCGCCCGGGATCTCATCCGCCTCTATGCTCAGCGGAAACGGGTAGAACGCCCGTCCTACGGGCCGGATTCCCCTTGGCAAGCCGAAATGGAAACGACCTTCCCTTGGGTGGAAACCGCAGGGCAAATGAAGGCGATTCAAGAAACCAAACTCGACCTGACCCAGCCGTACCCGATGGATCGCCTCATCTGCGGCGACGTCGGCTTCGGCAAAACCGAGGTGGCGATTCGCGCCGCATTCAAGGTCGCGCAAGCGGGGCGGCAGGTGGCGGTTCTCTGCCCCACCACCATCCTGAGCGAGCAACACTTCCGCAATTTCGCCGAGCGATTGGGGCCCTTCCCCACACGGCTCGACTACCTCAACCGATTCCGGTCCACCGCCGAGCGACGCGAGATTCTCAAAAAGGTGGAGGCCGGCGAGATCGACATCATCATCGGCACCCACGCGCTGCTCAGCCAGGAACTCAAGTTCAAGGACCTGGGCATGGTGGTGATTGACGAAGAGCAAAAGTTCGGCGTTAAGCAAAAGGAATCGCTCAAGAAGCTGCGCGTTAGCGTGGACGTGCTCAGCATGTCAGCGACTCCGATTCCGCGCACCCTCAGCATGGCCCTCATGGACATCCGCCAGATGTCGCTGATCAACGATCCGCCGCCGGGTCGCCTCCCCATCCGCACGATCGTGCGCCCGTTCCAAAAGGAGCTAGTCCGCGACGCGCTGATGCGCGAACTTGCCCGCGGCGGACAGGTGTTTTATGTCAGCAACCGCGTGACCGGGTTGTATCACATCGCCGAAAAAGTGCGCCAAATGGTTCCGCAAGCTCGGATCGCGGTCGGTCACGGCCAAATGTCCGAGCAAGAGCTTGAGCCCGTGATGCTCGCCTTTATGAAAGGCGAGATTGATATCCTGATTTCGACCACGATTGTCGAGGCGGGGCTCGACATCCCGAACGCAAACACCCTGATCGTGGAGAACGCCGACCGATTCGGCCTTTCGCAGCTTTATCAGTTGCGCGGGCGGGTCGGTCGCTCCGACCGCCAAGCCTACGCCTACTTGCTGTACTCCAGCGAGCGCGAACTCACCGAGAACGCCCACGCGCGGCTGCAGTCGTTGCAAGAATTTTCGACCCTGGGTTCGGGCTATTCACTCGCGTTTCGCGATCTGCAGATTCGAGGCGCGGGCGATCTTCTGGGAGCCAAGCAAAGCGGCACGATGGCGACCGTCGGCTACGAACTGTTCATGCAGATCATCGCCGAGGAGGTCACGTTCCTCAAGTCGCACGCCGATGGCGAGCGCCGCGACTACAACGACCCGCTCGAAGGTTTGGCGCCGTTGCCGACGCTCGACTTGCCGGTGTCGGCCATGATTCCGCCCGGCTACATTCCGGACCAAGCGCAGCGGCTGTACTACTACAAGCAGCTTATGTCGAGCCGCAACGTCGCCGAGCTCGACGAAGTCGCCACCGAGATTGCCGACCGCTATGGCTCCTCGCCGATTGAGGTGCAGCGCGCGGTCGAGATCATGCGCCTGCGCATGCGTTGCCGCGAACTCGCAATCGAGAAAATCGAAGGCGATCAGGGCCGACTGGCGATCTACTTCCGGCCGGACGCCGAGATTTCGAGTCGCGTGTTTAGCATCATGCAAAAGCGCAACCGCGAGTTCTACGTGGCCCGCGAAAAGGGCATCTGGCCGTTTGGCAAAGACCCGCTGGTGGCCGCGCGGACCATGCTAGATACTTACGCCGCCGCGATCGACGAGATTGAGGCGCAGCGAGCGGCGTTCACCTAG
- a CDS encoding CD225/dispanin family protein — MVYFVRARDGKKYGPVTLDTLNRWAAEGRIGPSTTIEGEDHDQVLAFALPGLKLRDCDRPVTSRAELDWSVAGSSAQVALGLGYEPLIKPAAAETHLIKNVIHLVIGCLPITLLALVFSWRTDQQNRAGQFDQAAISSDRAKFWGDVSLLTMLGLFLVWLGVPMIQALRDWH; from the coding sequence ATGGTGTATTTTGTACGCGCTCGGGACGGGAAAAAGTATGGCCCCGTAACTCTCGACACGCTGAACCGATGGGCAGCCGAGGGGAGAATTGGCCCATCGACCACCATTGAAGGGGAAGACCACGACCAAGTTCTGGCCTTCGCGCTTCCGGGGCTCAAACTCCGCGATTGCGATCGCCCGGTGACCAGCCGAGCCGAACTCGATTGGTCGGTGGCGGGCAGCTCGGCGCAAGTGGCGCTTGGGCTGGGCTACGAACCGCTGATTAAACCCGCCGCTGCCGAAACGCATCTGATCAAGAACGTGATTCACCTGGTCATCGGCTGCTTGCCGATTACGCTGCTGGCGCTTGTTTTCTCTTGGCGAACCGATCAGCAGAATCGGGCCGGTCAGTTTGACCAAGCGGCCATTAGCAGCGACCGCGCCAAGTTCTGGGGCGATGTGAGCCTGCTCACGATGCTCGGACTTTTCCTCGTGTGGCTCGGCGTTCCGATGATTCAAGCCTTGCGCGATTGGCACTAG